The Bacteroidales bacterium genome contains a region encoding:
- a CDS encoding SpoIIE family protein phosphatase — protein MNEENIFDQLLKDEQKHEAIEQKEQWKVLIVDDEKAIHAVIRLALDDFIFKNKEIQFFVANSAFEAKDILKQNPDIALILLDVVMESNTAGLELVKFIRKELENHFIQIVLWTGQPGQAPKREVIFSYEINDYKTKIELNDDNIFTVVLASLRTYDAIITLESFRQSLEQKVIERTKEVVTQKEKITNSIQYARNIQNAILPSEKAICKITMDYFIFFRPRDIVSGDFYWFSEQNGKLFLAAVDCTGHGVPGAFMSMIGNTLLNEIVNEKKIYTPSKILEKLNASIIYALSQDEKQEHSSDDGMNISLCCIDKTLNEIQISSAIQDVIIINNNEIKTIHGDIYSIGGVLSIKQDAHFTDHIEKIKKGTTIYLFSDGFQDQFNWESKKKFTLKRLKDLLFENRHLKMQEQYKKLVAAFENWKGDFKQVDDVLVMGIKI, from the coding sequence ATGAATGAAGAAAATATTTTTGACCAACTTCTCAAAGATGAGCAGAAACATGAAGCTATTGAACAAAAAGAACAATGGAAAGTTCTTATTGTTGATGACGAAAAAGCAATACATGCTGTAATTCGTTTAGCATTAGACGATTTTATATTTAAAAATAAAGAGATTCAATTTTTTGTTGCTAATTCTGCTTTTGAAGCAAAAGACATACTAAAACAAAACCCTGATATTGCATTAATTTTGCTTGATGTCGTTATGGAATCGAACACTGCGGGATTAGAACTGGTTAAATTTATAAGAAAAGAGCTTGAAAATCATTTTATTCAAATTGTGTTATGGACTGGTCAGCCAGGACAAGCACCTAAAAGAGAAGTAATATTTTCGTATGAAATCAATGATTATAAGACAAAAATAGAGCTTAATGATGATAATATTTTCACCGTTGTATTAGCGAGCTTGCGAACGTATGATGCAATAATTACTTTAGAATCTTTCCGTCAATCGCTCGAGCAAAAAGTTATTGAACGGACAAAAGAAGTAGTTACCCAGAAAGAGAAAATTACCAATAGTATTCAATATGCCAGGAATATTCAAAATGCTATTTTACCTTCCGAAAAAGCTATTTGCAAAATAACAATGGACTATTTTATTTTTTTTAGACCCAGAGATATTGTCAGTGGCGATTTTTATTGGTTTTCTGAACAAAACGGGAAGCTGTTTTTAGCTGCTGTCGATTGCACAGGTCATGGTGTGCCGGGAGCTTTTATGTCGATGATAGGTAATACTTTGTTGAATGAAATTGTAAATGAAAAGAAAATTTATACTCCTTCAAAAATTTTAGAAAAACTGAATGCCAGCATAATTTATGCTTTAAGCCAGGATGAAAAACAAGAACATAGTTCAGACGATGGAATGAATATATCATTGTGTTGTATAGATAAAACCCTAAATGAAATACAAATATCATCTGCTATTCAGGATGTAATTATTATCAATAATAATGAGATTAAAACAATCCATGGCGATATTTATTCTATTGGTGGCGTGCTTTCAATAAAACAGGATGCGCATTTTACTGACCATATTGAAAAAATTAAAAAAGGAACAACTATTTATTTATTTTCCGATGGGTTTCAAGACCAATTTAATTGGGAAAGTAAGAAAAAATTTACTTTAAAAAGGCTTAAAGATCTTTTGTTTGAAAACAGGCATCTTAAAATGCAGGAACAATACAAAAAATTGGTTGCTGCTTTCGAGAATTGGAAAGGAGATTTTAAACAGGTTGACGATGTATTAGTAATGGGAATAAAAATTTAG
- a CDS encoding PAS domain S-box protein has product MQYSVFNIQAFSILYQGHSAIIVRHFLFLIFFILYSSFYIQQSFAQTTYEQGLPFIQNYNDKDYHLSTNQTWAILQDQRGVMYFGNTNGILEFDGTNWRLIEIPNKSSVRSMGMDSKGRIYVGAKSEFGYIEADTTGTMQYISLLGKVPEKHRNFEDVWETFVLNKQVVFRTNYSIYILKDNKINILKSCNKFHAGFCVNNQFYVREWEKGLLSLINDSLKIVPQSEQFANERIYAMLPYENNKILIATRTKGIFIYTKNMGFIKPKGFKDVDNFLIKNHIYCGAKLNNDFFILSTIQGGIIIIDKYGSITRYINKKSGLQDNTILSIYTDSQKNIWAGLNNGISYIIINSPFTFYNEKNGLNSTVNTAIVFQNRLFAGTYLGLFCKDQENNFIMLRNTKGTCWFLDEIKNKLYCAHYEGILKINEDITKNIAAIGTTWNFTEFSGHNGFVIAGTKNGLTLLEHKNGKLTLKHKIKGFDESSRYIQQDSLGNIWISHLNKGVYRLKLSEYLDSLTEMNFYNSENGLPANTNNFVFKIIEKNQSSSIVFGTEKGIYQYNSHTNQFIPDEKFNILLNNKGFIDKFVQDDKGNIYFQQGYEKGVLLLQTDGTYKLERTPFLKFKGLYIENISIIDTTTILFCSKDGIIHYNSSIKSDFDISYPTLIRHVFANDSLIFGGAKIISNVIKLPYKLNALKFAYSALFYEDHDKTQYSYYLKGFDPEYSGWSEWSIKTEKEYTNLHEGNYCFKVKAKNIFDVISNEAVYRFTIYPPWYRTIYMYIIYGLLFIFLLFICIKLYTRRLKAANIRLENIVTKRTAEISQQKEEIQSQAEHLAHVNIELEKLSIVASKTDNAVMIMDPEGNFEWINEGLTRMYGLTYEQLINERSANIIDSSENPDIKDFINTCRENKKTIVYESLTTSKSGKKIWAQTTLTPILDFDGNIIKLVAIDTDISKIKQAEEKIKQQKEELQTTLENLRKTQKQLIESKKMASLGSLVAGIAHEINTPLGIGIAASSTLIKKTKQMAELFEKKKISLSELNSFIESSKTASELIFTNLERTGELVESFKQVSVDQSSENQRQFNLKLYLEDVIKSLHPKLTEKSIQLEIDCNENLELNSYPGVFAQIITNFVINSLKHGFVDKMNGKIIITAISQNDTLVLEYKDNGIGISQEIIHKIFDPFFTTNMQKGTGLGLHIIYNLVTQKLKGVVHCKSEIGKGATFIIIIPLT; this is encoded by the coding sequence ATGCAATATTCAGTATTCAATATTCAAGCTTTCTCCATACTGTATCAGGGGCATTCGGCTATTATAGTCAGACATTTTTTATTTCTTATATTTTTCATTCTATATTCTTCATTCTACATTCAACAAAGTTTTGCTCAAACAACTTATGAGCAAGGTTTGCCTTTTATTCAGAATTACAACGATAAAGATTACCATTTATCTACAAACCAAACATGGGCGATTTTACAAGACCAAAGAGGTGTAATGTATTTCGGAAATACCAATGGAATATTGGAATTTGACGGCACAAACTGGCGACTTATTGAAATACCAAATAAATCATCGGTTCGTTCCATGGGAATGGACAGTAAAGGTAGAATATATGTTGGTGCTAAAAGTGAATTCGGTTACATTGAAGCCGATACAACAGGCACAATGCAATATATCTCGCTATTGGGAAAAGTACCAGAAAAACACCGGAATTTCGAGGATGTATGGGAAACTTTTGTTTTAAATAAACAGGTAGTTTTTAGAACAAACTATTCCATCTATATTCTTAAAGACAATAAAATCAACATCTTAAAATCTTGTAACAAGTTTCATGCGGGGTTTTGTGTAAATAATCAGTTTTATGTTCGCGAATGGGAAAAAGGTTTGTTATCCTTAATAAACGATAGCCTTAAAATTGTTCCTCAAAGCGAGCAATTTGCAAACGAAAGAATTTATGCAATGCTTCCTTATGAAAATAATAAAATTTTAATAGCTACACGTACAAAAGGCATTTTTATCTATACTAAAAACATGGGGTTTATAAAACCCAAAGGGTTTAAAGATGTAGATAATTTTCTTATTAAAAACCATATTTATTGTGGTGCAAAATTAAATAATGATTTTTTTATATTAAGTACTATACAAGGTGGTATAATAATTATTGATAAATACGGAAGTATTACACGCTATATAAACAAAAAAAGCGGATTGCAGGATAATACTATTTTAAGTATTTATACTGATTCGCAAAAAAATATCTGGGCTGGCTTAAACAATGGCATTTCATACATTATAATAAATTCTCCTTTTACCTTTTATAATGAAAAAAATGGCTTGAATAGTACTGTTAATACAGCAATAGTATTCCAAAACAGGCTTTTTGCGGGCACTTATCTTGGTTTATTCTGTAAAGACCAGGAAAACAATTTTATAATGCTCAGGAATACAAAAGGAACATGCTGGTTTTTAGATGAAATAAAAAATAAATTGTATTGCGCCCATTATGAAGGTATTTTAAAAATAAACGAAGATATTACTAAAAATATCGCCGCAATCGGTACAACATGGAATTTTACCGAATTTTCAGGACATAACGGTTTTGTTATAGCAGGAACTAAAAACGGATTAACACTATTAGAACATAAAAACGGGAAATTAACCTTAAAACACAAAATCAAAGGCTTTGATGAATCTTCACGTTATATACAACAAGATAGCTTAGGCAATATCTGGATTTCTCATCTGAACAAAGGTGTTTACAGGCTCAAATTAAGCGAATATCTTGACAGTTTAACTGAAATGAACTTTTATAATTCAGAGAATGGTTTACCTGCAAATACAAATAATTTTGTTTTTAAAATTATCGAAAAAAATCAAAGTTCAAGCATAGTATTCGGCACAGAAAAAGGGATTTATCAATACAACTCACATACAAACCAATTTATTCCTGATGAAAAATTTAATATACTATTAAACAATAAGGGATTTATTGACAAGTTTGTACAGGATGATAAAGGAAATATCTATTTCCAGCAAGGATATGAAAAAGGGGTGTTATTGCTACAAACAGATGGCACTTATAAATTGGAAAGAACACCTTTTTTAAAATTCAAAGGTTTATATATTGAAAATATTTCTATAATTGACACAACCACTATATTATTTTGCTCCAAAGATGGTATTATTCATTACAATTCAAGTATTAAGTCTGATTTTGATATATCATATCCAACTCTTATCAGGCATGTATTTGCCAATGATTCTCTTATTTTTGGTGGTGCAAAAATAATTAGTAATGTTATTAAATTGCCTTACAAACTGAATGCATTAAAATTTGCTTATTCGGCATTGTTTTACGAAGACCATGACAAAACACAATACAGTTATTATCTTAAAGGATTTGATCCCGAGTACTCGGGATGGTCTGAATGGTCAATAAAAACCGAAAAAGAATATACTAACCTTCACGAAGGAAACTATTGTTTTAAAGTAAAAGCAAAGAATATTTTTGATGTAATAAGTAACGAAGCAGTCTATAGATTTACAATTTATCCTCCATGGTATAGAACTATTTATATGTATATTATTTATGGTTTGCTATTTATTTTTCTGCTTTTTATTTGTATTAAACTGTATACAAGGCGACTCAAAGCTGCAAACATACGATTAGAAAATATTGTTACTAAAAGAACTGCTGAAATATCCCAGCAAAAAGAAGAAATTCAATCTCAGGCAGAACATCTGGCACATGTAAATATAGAACTTGAAAAGCTCTCAATTGTCGCAAGTAAAACAGATAATGCTGTTATGATTATGGACCCTGAAGGTAATTTTGAATGGATTAATGAAGGTTTAACACGAATGTATGGATTAACTTATGAACAACTAATTAATGAAAGAAGTGCAAATATTATTGATTCAAGCGAGAATCCCGATATAAAAGATTTTATTAATACATGCAGAGAAAATAAAAAAACTATTGTTTATGAATCTTTAACTACATCTAAATCAGGCAAAAAGATTTGGGCACAAACTACGCTTACACCAATTTTAGATTTTGATGGAAACATTATAAAATTAGTTGCTATTGATACTGATATTTCTAAAATTAAACAAGCAGAAGAAAAAATAAAACAACAAAAAGAAGAACTCCAAACTACATTAGAAAACTTGAGAAAAACTCAAAAACAATTAATTGAATCAAAAAAAATGGCATCCCTCGGTAGTTTAGTGGCAGGGATTGCTCATGAAATAAACACCCCATTGGGTATTGGAATTGCTGCTTCTTCTACATTAATAAAAAAAACAAAACAAATGGCTGAACTTTTTGAAAAAAAGAAAATATCCTTATCAGAATTAAATAGTTTTATAGAATCTTCAAAAACAGCAAGCGAGCTTATTTTTACCAATTTAGAGAGAACAGGTGAACTGGTCGAAAGTTTCAAACAGGTATCAGTTGACCAATCAAGCGAAAACCAGAGACAGTTTAATTTAAAATTATATTTGGAAGACGTTATCAAAAGTTTGCATCCAAAACTTACGGAAAAGTCAATACAATTAGAAATTGATTGTAACGAAAATTTAGAATTGAATAGTTATCCCGGAGTTTTTGCACAAATAATAACCAATTTTGTAATTAATTCATTAAAACACGGCTTTGTAGATAAAATGAATGGAAAAATAATTATCACTGCAATTTCTCAAAACGATACTTTAGTATTGGAATACAAAGATAATGGAATTGGAATTTCACAGGAAATTATACATAAGATATTTGACCCGTTTTTTACAACTAATATGCAAAAAGGAACCGGTTTAGGGTTGCATATTATTTATAATTTAGTAACACAGAAGCTAAAAGGTGTTGTCCATTGTAAAAGTGAAATAGGAAAAGGTGCTACATTTATTATTATTATACCTTTAACCTGA
- a CDS encoding tetratricopeptide repeat protein, translating to MLNSLSKYSSLIILLFFFIVFNIFSQTKIDSLENKLKISKNKEKPEILNKLARNYMNISLDTSMEYANTALELAKKSGNKEQEANALKYIGVAFYYKSNYDIALEYYKEALKKFKELNDEKEIAKTYNNIGNVYINWCNYEKAIEYYNNSLEISQKIEDKQGIAFSLNNIGIVYKKWGNYEKAIKYYNNSLEIKQKIGDKKGIAQSLNNIGIIFKKQRNYEKAIEYYNNSLKIRQEIGNKQGIAQSLNNIGIVYEKWSNYEKAIEYYNNSLEITQKIGDKKGIASTLNNIGLIYKKLGDYEKAIKNFNKSLKISQSLNLKEIIYKNYLGLSEVSTATGNHQKALEYYKQYTTVKDSVFNKESSKKIAELEVRYETEKKDKQIKDLKYENNLKTIKISHQKKLYTIYLIAFIFALISITIILIQFRKKNIAYKFLVAKNLDLLNKEQELKILKTKTTLNKSNNDRKITITDNIKEEIIEKLEQLLDTEKIFKDFDLTIDKLAKNISTNRNYLSQTIYKEFGKNYSDFINEYRVKEAMLLFSDSQISSMLSIEGIAKEVGFRSVPSFNSAFKKFAGIIPSKFRTKTKV from the coding sequence ATGCTTAATTCATTATCTAAATATAGTTCATTAATAATTTTGTTATTCTTTTTTATTGTTTTCAATATTTTTAGTCAAACAAAAATCGATAGCCTCGAAAACAAACTAAAAATATCCAAAAACAAAGAAAAACCTGAAATTTTAAACAAACTGGCAAGAAATTATATGAATATATCACTTGACACAAGCATGGAATATGCGAATACAGCGCTGGAACTAGCAAAAAAATCAGGCAATAAAGAACAGGAAGCAAACGCCTTAAAATATATAGGTGTAGCATTTTATTACAAAAGCAATTATGACATAGCATTGGAATATTACAAAGAAGCATTGAAAAAATTTAAAGAATTAAACGATGAAAAAGAGATTGCCAAAACATATAATAATATCGGAAATGTTTATATAAACTGGTGTAATTATGAAAAAGCAATTGAATATTATAATAATTCTCTCGAAATAAGCCAAAAAATTGAGGACAAACAAGGAATTGCTTTTTCACTTAATAATATTGGAATAGTTTATAAAAAGTGGGGTAATTATGAAAAAGCAATTAAATATTATAATAATTCTCTCGAAATAAAACAAAAAATTGGAGACAAAAAAGGAATTGCTCAATCACTTAATAATATAGGAATTATTTTTAAAAAACAGCGTAATTACGAAAAAGCAATTGAATATTATAATAATTCTTTAAAAATAAGACAAGAAATTGGAAACAAACAAGGAATTGCTCAATCACTAAATAATATCGGGATTGTTTATGAAAAGTGGAGTAATTATGAAAAAGCAATTGAATATTATAATAATTCTCTCGAAATAACACAAAAAATTGGAGACAAAAAAGGAATTGCTTCAACACTAAATAATATTGGACTTATTTATAAAAAACTGGGTGATTATGAAAAAGCAATAAAAAATTTTAATAAAAGTTTGAAAATATCACAATCGCTCAATTTAAAAGAAATAATTTATAAAAATTATCTTGGTTTATCAGAAGTAAGTACAGCAACGGGTAATCACCAAAAAGCCCTCGAATATTATAAACAGTACACAACAGTAAAAGATTCGGTGTTTAACAAAGAAAGCAGCAAAAAAATAGCAGAGCTGGAGGTCAGATACGAAACCGAGAAAAAAGATAAACAAATAAAAGACTTGAAATACGAAAACAATCTGAAAACTATAAAAATATCTCACCAAAAAAAGTTATATACTATCTATTTAATAGCTTTTATTTTTGCCCTTATTTCAATTACAATAATTCTTATCCAGTTCAGAAAAAAAAATATTGCCTATAAATTTCTTGTTGCCAAAAACCTTGATTTATTAAATAAAGAACAGGAATTAAAAATTTTAAAGACAAAAACAACTTTAAACAAATCGAATAATGACAGGAAAATTACCATCACCGATAATATAAAAGAAGAAATAATTGAAAAACTGGAACAGCTGCTTGATACTGAAAAAATATTCAAAGATTTTGATTTAACAATAGATAAACTCGCTAAGAATATATCAACAAACAGAAACTATCTTTCGCAAACAATATATAAAGAATTCGGGAAAAATTATTCCGATTTTATTAACGAATACAGGGTAAAAGAAGCAATGCTTTTATTTTCCGACTCTCAAATAAGCTCCATGTTATCTATAGAGGGAATAGCAAAAGAGGTGGGATTTAGATCTGTCCCGAGCTTTAATTCTGCTTTTAAAAAATTTGCCGGTATTATACCTTCCAAATTCAGAACAAAAACTAAAGTTTAA
- a CDS encoding SpoIIE family protein phosphatase has product MNEENIFNQLLEDEQKHEAIEQKEQWKVLIVDDEEAIHIVIRLALDDFTYKNKEIQFFVANSAFKAKNILKQNSDIALILLDVVMESNTAGLELVKFIREELENHFIQIVLWTGQPGKAPKREVIFSYEINDYKTKIELNDDNIFTVVLASLRTYDAIITLESFRQSLEQKVIERTKEVVRQKEKIEKQKKHITDSILYAKNIQNAILSNEKVIQKIALDYFIFFKPRDIVSGDFYWFSEQNGKLFLAVVDCTGHGVPGAFMSMLGIAFLNEIISNVETHSLVSLQANEILNELREKVKIALHQSGNYYSAESDLISEISVKDGMDIALCIIDTETNLMQYAGANIPLYLIRNNKLLETHATVNPIGIYFNEVPFVNHKIQLMKNDILYLFSDGYIDQFGGNKGNKFYSKHFKKLLLKIQDKSMQEQKQTLEKTITDWIGNEYEQIDDILVIGVRIDECRSKAEILKAKHFGKK; this is encoded by the coding sequence ATGAATGAAGAAAATATTTTCAACCAACTTCTCGAAGATGAGCAGAAACATGAAGCTATTGAACAAAAAGAGCAATGGAAAGTTCTTATTGTTGATGACGAAGAAGCAATACATATTGTAATTCGTTTGGCTTTAGACGATTTTACATATAAAAATAAAGAGATTCAATTTTTTGTTGCTAATTCTGCTTTTAAAGCAAAAAACATACTAAAACAAAATTCTGATATTGCATTAATTTTGCTTGATGTCGTTATGGAATCAAACACTGCGGGATTAGAACTGGTTAAATTTATAAGAGAAGAGCTTGAAAATCATTTTATTCAGATTGTGTTATGGACTGGTCAGCCAGGAAAAGCACCTAAAAGAGAGGTAATATTTTCGTATGAAATCAATGATTATAAGACAAAAATAGAGCTTAATGATGATAATATTTTCACCGTTGTATTAGCGAGTTTGCGAACATATGATGCAATAATTACTTTAGAATCTTTCCGTCAATCGCTCGAGCAAAAAGTTATTGAACGTACAAAAGAAGTAGTCAGGCAAAAAGAAAAAATTGAAAAACAAAAGAAACATATTACAGATAGCATTCTATATGCCAAGAATATTCAGAATGCTATTTTATCCAATGAAAAAGTAATTCAAAAAATAGCACTCGATTATTTTATTTTCTTTAAACCCAGAGATATTGTCAGTGGCGATTTTTACTGGTTCTCCGAACAAAACGGGAAGTTGTTTTTAGCTGTTGTTGATTGTACAGGTCATGGTGTGCCGGGAGCTTTTATGAGCATGCTTGGCATTGCCTTTCTAAATGAAATAATATCGAATGTAGAAACACACAGCCTCGTGTCTCTGCAAGCAAATGAAATTTTAAACGAACTACGTGAAAAGGTAAAAATAGCACTGCATCAATCAGGAAACTATTATAGTGCAGAAAGTGATTTAATATCCGAAATATCCGTAAAAGACGGTATGGACATTGCCTTGTGCATTATTGATACAGAAACAAATTTAATGCAATATGCAGGAGCAAATATTCCGTTATATTTAATTAGAAATAACAAATTGCTCGAAACTCATGCAACCGTCAATCCTATAGGAATTTATTTTAATGAAGTACCATTCGTTAATCATAAAATCCAATTAATGAAAAACGATATTTTGTATTTATTCTCCGATGGCTATATTGACCAGTTTGGTGGCAATAAAGGCAATAAATTTTACAGTAAACATTTTAAAAAACTTTTACTCAAAATTCAGGATAAATCAATGCAAGAGCAAAAGCAAACCCTTGAAAAAACCATAACCGACTGGATAGGCAATGAATATGAACAAATAGATGACATATTGGTAATTGGGGTTAGGATTGACGAATGTCGGAGCAAAGCAGAGATCTTGAAAGCGAAGCACTTCGGAAAAAAATGA
- a CDS encoding T9SS type A sorting domain-containing protein gives MVNEVTINYNVQSEGTVTIAVYNIAGELIKTLTNEYKNAGEHTVKWYANDANNNEVAEGIYFICLTSKDFTKTSKITLIR, from the coding sequence ATGGTAAACGAGGTAACAATAAATTACAATGTGCAGTCAGAAGGAACGGTAACAATTGCTGTTTATAACATAGCAGGCGAACTAATAAAAACTTTAACAAATGAGTATAAAAATGCAGGAGAGCATACGGTTAAATGGTATGCAAACGATGCAAACAATAATGAAGTAGCCGAAGGGATTTACTTCATCTGCTTAACGAGTAAAGATTTTACCAAAACAAGTAAGATTACTTTAATTCGTTAA